The Streptomyces sp. R28 region GGACCGCGGCTCGTAGTGCGTGCACGTCTTGCAGGCGCGGGCGGCGGGGTTCTGCCAGCAGCGGGCCATGTGGGCGGTGGCTGCGGCCTTTTTCGCCCATGTGCGGCGACAGAACGGGCACTGGTGGCGGGTGACGGCAAGCGGGGTGGGGAGGTCGACCGAAGATCGAAAGCTCTCAGCGCCCGTCTGCGGCCCGCTGAGGGGGTCTCGGCGTCGCGAGACACCGGCGAGTGGGGTTTCGGCGCTCTCAGGGGCGTACAGCGGCCCTCCTGGGGCCGAGTTGGCGGTGAGGGAGTCTGCGGTCACGATCGCGGCCCCTCGTCGGCCACGCGACCCGGGCCGCTGACGGCATCGATGCCGAGAATGTGCACCGGGTCCATCGGCTTGCGCTTGGGCATCCACTCGCAGGCGCAGTTGTCCAAGCAGCCGTACACGCTGTGCTCGTCGACCACGTGCGAGCAGGTGCAGCGGGGACGAGTTCCCCAGGTCGCGCGCGTCTCGGTGTCGGGCTGCTGCACCCCATCGGCCTTGCGGCGCAGCAGCCGCACGACCGCGTCCCGGCCCGCGTCCCACGCGTCACCGAGCTGGCTGTGATGCCGGTAGCGGTCGTCGACGGGCAACCGCCCGGCGTCACCGGCTGCCTCACGCAGGACGGCGGCGGGCGGCGCGGGCCGGACCGGCACGGCAGGCAGGACGGCCAGCACCGCGTCGGCGACCTCGCCGTACTCGTCGGGCTCCAGCATGTCGGTGCCCCAGGCGAAGCCGAACCCATCGGCCTGGCAGAGGGCGTGCCGGATGCGGTCACGGAGGGCGGTGCGGTCGGTCTGCGGGTTGTTGCTCACGTTGGCTCCTGGTTGGCTTGGGGTGCCGGTGGCCGCATAGCCCGCGGCCAGCCGGTCCAGTGGGTGGTCATGCGGCGGGTGTGAGGTGCTGGCGGACGACGCGCTGGTGCCACTCCACGGCCCAGTCGGCGCAGTTCGCGCAGTTCTTGTGCGTGTGGCCGTCGAGCTGAATGTCTTCCTCGCGGGCGGTGTACGACCAGGCGACGCTGTCGGCGGAGACGAGCTTGTGGCCGTAGCGCTCCAGGCCGAGGGTCTTAACTCCGAAGCCGTGCAGCCGGTAGCCCTTGGCGTGGAAGTGGTTGACGATCTCTTCAATCTCCGCGGTGGCCTGCCGTCGGCACACCGAGCCGAGACCAACAACGCGGGCCTGCAACAGGTCGACGCCAGCCTCGCCGTACAGCTGGTCGCAGTACTCGTAGTCGGCGAGGGTCTGCCCTTGCAGGACCGGTATCCACGGGATCTCGGGGGCCAGAGCGCTGAGCTCCAGGAAGTTCTCGACGGTGAGCCGCTGGTGGATGCGCACCGCGGTGAGGCGGTCCTGCTCGGGGTCGCCGGGCTTCAGGCCGCGCAGTTCGCGGGTGCCGTGGAACTTCAGCCCGCGGGGGGCGGCACCGCCCTCGATGACGATCCTTTCGCACATGTAGTCCATGGGTGCGACCCACTTGCACAGCTCCGGGCCGAGCTCGGACAGGTAGCGGCGGATCTCGGCGACGTACTCGGCTGCGGTGATCCGCCACCGGCCGTGATACTGCAGCTCGGAGAACCCGCCGGAGTCGATGCAGTACGGGTGCAGGGCCTTCGGGAACGCGGACTTGCGTTCGGCAAGGCGGACGCGGGAAACGAAGAGTGTGCGCCCGGCGAGGCGTTCCGCGAACTTCGGGTCGTGTAGCCAGTGCCGCTCGTGGGTGCCGAGGTACAGCTCGGCAACCATTCCGGCAATGTGGGCGATCCGCTCGACGCCTCGCTGCTGCTCCCGCAGCTCTTCGAGCATGCATGCACAGGTGCACCCGTTGCCGCCGGAGCAGCCGCCGCAGTCCTCGCAGCGGTCGCAGGCGCAGTGACCGCACGCGAGGGGTAGGCAGTCGCAGGCGGCGAGCATCGGCTGTTCCGGGGCGAGGGTCACGCCGCCACCACCTGGGCCCGGCGCCGCGCGATGACCGCGATCACGGCAACCGCGGCGAGCGTCATCCACGCCTTGCCCAGCAGCTGGCCGGGCAGGTACTCGAACGACCGGAACGCCAGCCACAGGAAGATCAGGCTGTCCGCGAGCAGACCCACCGCGTTCGAGGCCAGCATCGCCACCGGAAGGCCCCGCTTACGCAGCGGCTCGTACACGGCGAAGTCCATCGACTCCGCCACCGCGAACGCCGCGGCCGACGCCACCGCCAGCGCCGGGTCAGCCAGCCACCACGACAGGGCGGCACCCACGGCGATCGCGGCCAGGACTGCGCCGCGCCCGGCAGCCTCCCGGGCCAAGTCCCGCAGGACCAGGGCGAGACCGACCAGGTACACGCCGGCCGGGGCCAGGTAGTCGAAGCCGACCGGGACGGCGCCGAACTCGGTCACCGCCCAGTTTGCGGCGGGGATGGTGGCGATGTAGGCGGTGAGGGCGATCGCACCTCTGGTGTTCATGGGGCTCCTTACGTGCGGGTCAGTGGCGATGGAGGTTGGGGTGGCGACGGGTCAGGCGGCGGCGTCGATGCCGAGGACGATCGCGCTCGTGCAGGGCCAGAGGACGGCGACCTCGTAGCCGATCCACTGATCGCGGGTGATGACCCGGCCGCTCGGCTCCTGATCGATGACGACGGGCAACCAGGCGCGGATGGTGCGCGTGCAGCGGGCGCAGACGGGCGGGTCGTCGGACACCTCGCCGAAGAACTCACGGTCGTCCTGCACCGGCTCGTGGCCGAACGTCTCGGTGCTGGCCTCGCGTTGCTGGGGGCTGATCTTGCAGCGGCAGGTGTCGTCCCAGTCCTCGGGGCCGAGCGTGGTGTGGACGTCTTTCGACGCGAGGTAGTGGCCGCGAGAGCAGCGGGCTCGCCAGGTGGTGGTCACGGTGTCTCCGTTCGGGTGGTGTTGTGGGGTGGCGCGGGTCAACGCGCGGTCAGGCGGCGTCGGTGGCGCACTTGGGGCAGGTGCACTTGCCGTGGGTGGGGGTGGGCCCGCTGGGGGCGCTGCCTATGGGCCACGCGCCGCGGTGCGGGATGACGTAGTCGGGTTCTTCGGGAGCTGCCGGTTCGGCCGGTGCCGGCTTCGGCGGTGGGGCTCCTACGAGGGAGCGCAGATAGCTCTCCAGGTCGCCGTCTTTCCGGAGGGCGGCGATGTCCTCCGGGTTGAGGCTCACGTCTGGGCCATGTCCACGAACCGTGCGTAGTGCCCTTGGAAGGCGCAGGTGATCGTGGCCGTCGGACCGCCGCGGTGTTTGCCGACGATCAGGTCGGCCTCGCC contains the following coding sequences:
- a CDS encoding VUT family protein, coding for MNTRGAIALTAYIATIPAANWAVTEFGAVPVGFDYLAPAGVYLVGLALVLRDLAREAAGRGAVLAAIAVGAALSWWLADPALAVASAAAFAVAESMDFAVYEPLRKRGLPVAMLASNAVGLLADSLIFLWLAFRSFEYLPGQLLGKAWMTLAAVAVIAVIARRRAQVVAA